A window of Costertonia aggregata contains these coding sequences:
- a CDS encoding HesB/IscA family protein: MIQVSETAKQKVINLMTEEGFDATKDYVRVGVKSGGCSGLSYELNFDNKTQESDKVFEDNDVRIIVDKKSFLYLVGTVLEYSGGLNGKGFVFNNPNAQRTCGCGESFSL, translated from the coding sequence ATGATTCAAGTATCGGAAACGGCCAAACAAAAAGTCATCAACCTAATGACAGAAGAAGGTTTTGATGCTACCAAGGATTATGTACGCGTAGGGGTTAAAAGCGGAGGTTGCAGCGGACTGTCCTATGAGTTGAATTTTGACAACAAAACCCAGGAATCCGATAAAGTTTTTGAGGATAACGATGTTAGGATAATTGTTGACAAAAAAAGCTTTTTATATCTCGTAGGCACCGTTTTGGAGTATTCGGGCGGTCTTAACGGAAAGGGTTTTGTGTTCAACAACCCTAACGCACAGCGTACCTGCGGTTGTGGGGAAAGTTTTTCGCTGTAA
- the sufB gene encoding Fe-S cluster assembly protein SufB produces MAYTEEELKKELETKEYEYGFYTNIESDTFPKGLNEDIVRAISKKKNEPQWMTDWRIEAYRVWEKMKEPEWANVRYEKPDFQAISYYSAPKKADPNKTLDDVDPELLEMYRKLGISVDEQKKLQNVAVDIVVDSVSVATTFQKTLEEKGILFMPISEAIQKHPDLVKKYIGSVVPTTDNFYAALNSAVFTDGSFCYIPKGVKCPMELSTYFRINEGGTGQFERTLVIADESSYVSYLEGCTAPSRDENQLHAAVVELIALDDAEIKYSTVQNWFPGNKEGKGGVYNFVTKRGICENNAKISWTQVETGSAVTWKYPSCILKGDNSVGEFYSIAVTNNFQQADTGTKMVHLGKNTKSTIISKGISAGKSQNSYRGLVQVNSRAENARNFSQCDSLLMGNECGAHTFPYIEAKNKTAMIEHEATTSKIGEDQIFYCNQRGIETEKAIALIVNGFSKEVLNKLPMEFAVEAQKLLEISLEGSVG; encoded by the coding sequence ATGGCATATACAGAAGAGGAATTAAAGAAAGAACTGGAGACCAAGGAGTATGAGTATGGTTTCTACACGAATATTGAGTCGGACACTTTTCCAAAGGGATTGAACGAGGATATAGTCCGCGCTATTTCCAAAAAGAAGAACGAACCACAATGGATGACCGATTGGCGTATTGAGGCATATAGGGTTTGGGAGAAAATGAAAGAACCCGAATGGGCCAATGTGCGATACGAAAAACCAGATTTTCAGGCAATAAGCTACTATTCGGCACCCAAAAAGGCAGACCCGAACAAAACTTTGGATGATGTTGATCCAGAATTGTTGGAAATGTACAGAAAGCTCGGTATATCCGTTGATGAACAAAAGAAATTACAGAACGTTGCAGTTGATATTGTTGTAGATTCCGTTTCGGTGGCTACGACTTTTCAAAAAACATTGGAAGAAAAGGGAATTCTCTTTATGCCCATTTCCGAGGCCATACAAAAACATCCGGATCTTGTAAAAAAATACATAGGCTCCGTAGTGCCCACTACCGATAACTTTTATGCCGCGCTCAACTCCGCGGTCTTTACCGACGGTTCTTTTTGTTACATTCCCAAAGGGGTAAAATGCCCTATGGAATTATCAACATATTTTAGAATCAATGAAGGTGGTACGGGCCAGTTTGAACGTACTTTGGTCATCGCCGATGAAAGCAGTTATGTTAGCTACCTCGAAGGCTGTACGGCACCATCCCGGGACGAGAACCAATTGCATGCTGCCGTAGTTGAGCTTATCGCCTTGGATGACGCCGAAATAAAATACTCAACGGTACAAAACTGGTTTCCCGGTAATAAAGAAGGTAAAGGCGGTGTCTACAACTTTGTGACAAAACGTGGCATATGTGAAAATAATGCCAAAATTTCATGGACACAGGTAGAGACCGGTTCGGCGGTCACTTGGAAATATCCTTCCTGTATCTTGAAGGGCGATAATTCGGTAGGAGAGTTTTATTCCATCGCCGTAACGAATAATTTCCAACAGGCGGACACCGGTACGAAAATGGTGCATTTGGGGAAAAACACAAAGAGCACCATTATTTCAAAAGGCATTTCTGCCGGAAAATCGCAAAATAGTTATCGTGGACTGGTTCAAGTAAATAGCAGGGCCGAGAATGCCCGTAATTTTTCACAATGCGATTCGCTGTTGATGGGCAACGAGTGTGGTGCGCATACCTTCCCGTACATTGAGGCAAAAAACAAAACGGCCATGATAGAGCACGAGGCCACAACCAGTAAAATAGGCGAAGACCAAATATTTTATTGCAACCAACGCGGTATAGAGACCGAAAAGGCCATAGCCCTCATCGTAAACGGATTCAGTAAAGAAGTACTGAACAAGCTACCGATGGAATTTGCGGTCGAGGCCCAAAAATTATTGGAAATAAGCTTAGAAGGTTCTGTAGGATAG
- the sufC gene encoding Fe-S cluster assembly ATPase SufC, which yields MLKINNLHAQVEDKEILRGINLEVKAGEVHAIMGPNGSGKSTLASVIAGKEEFEVTQGSVELDGEDLEDVAPEERAHKGVFMSFQYPVEIPGVSVTNFMKTAINESRKAKGLEDMPANQMLKLIREKSELLEIDRKFLSRSLNEGFSGGEKKRNEIFQMAMLEPKVAILDETDSGLDIDALRIVANGVNKLKNKDNAVIVITHYQRLLDYIVPDFVHVLHNGKIVKSGGKELALELEEKGYDWIKQEATV from the coding sequence ATGCTAAAAATTAATAATCTCCACGCTCAGGTAGAGGATAAAGAAATATTAAGGGGAATAAATCTAGAGGTCAAAGCAGGCGAGGTCCATGCGATTATGGGTCCCAACGGTTCCGGGAAAAGTACATTGGCCTCGGTCATCGCCGGTAAGGAAGAATTTGAGGTAACCCAAGGTTCTGTTGAACTTGATGGCGAGGATTTGGAGGATGTTGCCCCGGAAGAAAGGGCGCACAAAGGCGTGTTTATGTCTTTTCAGTACCCGGTAGAGATTCCAGGTGTTTCGGTCACCAATTTTATGAAGACCGCCATCAATGAGTCGAGAAAAGCCAAAGGTTTGGAAGATATGCCGGCCAATCAAATGTTGAAGCTTATTCGCGAAAAGTCAGAGCTGTTGGAAATTGATAGAAAATTTTTGTCCCGTTCTTTAAATGAAGGATTTTCCGGTGGAGAGAAAAAAAGAAACGAGATTTTTCAAATGGCCATGCTCGAACCCAAGGTCGCGATTTTGGACGAGACCGATTCCGGACTTGATATCGATGCGCTTCGCATCGTTGCGAACGGAGTAAACAAGTTAAAGAACAAAGACAATGCGGTTATCGTTATAACCCACTATCAAAGGTTGTTGGACTATATCGTTCCGGATTTCGTACATGTATTGCACAATGGCAAAATCGTAAAGTCGGGCGGTAAGGAATTGGCTTTGGAACTAGAAGAAAAAGGCTATGATTGGATAAAGCAAGAAGCTACGGTATAG
- a CDS encoding four helix bundle protein, whose protein sequence is MATIKRFEDLEIWQEARGLSKEIISISEIINLKRDFKLKDQIKSSSGSVMDNIAEGFERDGNLEFRQFLAIAKGSAGETRSQLYRVMDNNYIEEDKLLKLISEYEILSRRISNFMAYLSKQDFKGNKFKESQSI, encoded by the coding sequence ATGGCTACAATAAAACGTTTTGAGGATTTAGAAATTTGGCAAGAGGCTAGAGGACTATCCAAAGAAATAATTAGCATTTCAGAAATCATAAATCTGAAAAGAGATTTTAAGCTCAAGGACCAGATCAAAAGCTCTTCGGGTTCTGTTATGGATAACATAGCTGAAGGTTTCGAAAGAGATGGAAATCTTGAGTTTAGACAGTTTTTGGCGATTGCTAAAGGATCAGCAGGAGAAACTAGATCACAATTGTATCGTGTAATGGACAATAATTATATTGAAGAAGATAAGCTGCTAAAGTTAATCTCTGAGTATGAAATATTGAGCAGAAGAATCTCTAATTTCATGGCTTACTTAAGCAAACAGGATTTTAAAGGCAATAAGTTTAAAGAATCACAAAGCATATAA
- the sufD gene encoding Fe-S cluster assembly protein SufD, whose translation MDLKDKLISSFMAFENNVDVDHPVHDVRTEAMKNFELKGFPTKKEEAWKYTSLNKLQKIDFSIFPKEQNALEYKDVKKYFIHEIDTYKIVFIDGIYSSYLSETTHDGVDICLMSSALTKPMYKQIIDVYFNKVASKDESLTTLNTAFSREGAYIYIPKNKMPKKPVEILNFATGNEASLMLQPRNLVIVEENAEVQIIERHQSLTSNEVLTNAVTEIFAAENAIVDYYKIQNDTSAASLIDNTYINQKDKSNVNVHTFSFGGKLTRNNLNFYQNGEYMDSTMKGVTILGEKQHVDHHTLVHHIQPNCESHQDYKGIYGENSTGVFNGKIIVDKIAQKTNAFQQNNNILVSDKATINTKPQLEIFADDVKCSHGCTIGQLDEDALFYLQTRGIPKKEARALLMYAFANNVLESVRIPELKSRINKLIAKKLGVNLGFDL comes from the coding sequence ATGGATTTAAAAGACAAATTGATTTCTTCCTTTATGGCATTTGAGAACAATGTGGATGTAGACCACCCAGTTCACGATGTGCGTACAGAGGCCATGAAAAATTTTGAATTAAAGGGGTTCCCCACAAAAAAAGAGGAAGCTTGGAAATATACATCGCTAAATAAATTGCAAAAAATTGATTTTAGCATCTTTCCCAAAGAACAAAATGCACTGGAATATAAAGATGTAAAAAAATATTTCATACATGAGATAGATACATATAAAATCGTTTTTATTGACGGCATCTATAGTTCTTATCTTTCCGAGACCACACACGACGGGGTTGATATCTGTTTGATGAGTTCCGCGCTCACCAAACCCATGTACAAACAGATCATAGACGTATATTTTAACAAGGTGGCATCCAAAGATGAGTCGTTGACCACTTTGAATACAGCATTTAGCAGAGAGGGGGCCTATATCTATATCCCCAAGAACAAAATGCCTAAAAAACCTGTCGAAATCTTGAATTTTGCCACAGGAAACGAAGCATCATTGATGCTTCAACCAAGAAATTTGGTGATCGTTGAAGAAAATGCCGAGGTGCAGATTATAGAGCGTCACCAAAGCTTAACTTCCAACGAGGTGTTGACCAATGCGGTCACTGAAATCTTTGCGGCGGAAAATGCTATCGTTGATTACTACAAGATTCAAAATGACACTTCTGCGGCATCACTGATCGATAATACCTATATCAATCAAAAAGATAAAAGCAATGTAAATGTTCACACCTTTTCTTTTGGAGGTAAATTGACTCGCAACAACTTGAATTTTTATCAAAATGGCGAGTATATGGATTCTACCATGAAGGGTGTAACCATTCTGGGCGAAAAGCAACACGTAGACCATCATACGTTGGTACACCATATTCAGCCTAATTGCGAAAGCCATCAAGATTATAAAGGAATCTATGGCGAAAACTCCACCGGTGTTTTTAACGGGAAGATCATAGTCGATAAGATTGCCCAAAAAACGAATGCCTTTCAACAAAACAATAATATTTTGGTGAGTGATAAGGCTACGATAAACACAAAACCGCAATTGGAGATTTTTGCCGATGATGTAAAATGCTCGCATGGCTGCACCATTGGTCAATTGGACGAAGATGCACTTTTTTACCTTCAGACGAGAGGTATTCCGAAAAAAGAGGCAAGGGCACTCTTGATGTATGCCTTTGCCAACAATGTTTTGGAAAGCGTACGTATTCCCGAGCTCAAATCAAGAATCAATAAGCTGATAGCCAAAAAATTAGGTGTTAATTTAGGGTTTGATTTGTAA
- a CDS encoding porin family protein: MGKILKKALLLTLIWAFATQYCNAQNEKFGIMGGINYSRISGESPLIDVATTGRIAYNIGVYSEFAFYNGISFSPRIIFSSQGYVQELFQSENETMEIVNKFNFVNVPAIFKFRIYDELNLQIGPQVGLWLNGNAEVIKSDSGEFLGDKTKLTADSKFDFGGNLGISYKLADRFIMEVTYFHGFSDFVGFDFPVSKSKNSVFQFNIAYLIF, translated from the coding sequence ATGGGAAAAATCTTAAAGAAAGCCCTGTTGTTAACTTTAATTTGGGCTTTTGCAACTCAGTATTGCAATGCGCAGAATGAAAAATTTGGGATTATGGGTGGGATAAATTACTCTAGGATTTCTGGTGAATCTCCACTGATAGATGTTGCAACAACTGGTAGAATAGCCTATAACATAGGAGTTTATTCAGAATTTGCATTTTATAATGGTATTTCTTTTTCACCCAGAATAATATTTTCCTCTCAGGGCTATGTCCAAGAATTGTTTCAGTCCGAAAATGAAACTATGGAAATTGTCAATAAATTCAATTTTGTAAACGTCCCAGCAATATTCAAATTTAGAATTTATGACGAATTAAATTTGCAGATTGGACCTCAAGTTGGACTCTGGTTGAATGGTAATGCTGAGGTTATAAAGTCAGATTCAGGGGAATTTCTTGGAGATAAAACCAAATTGACTGCTGATTCTAAATTTGACTTTGGCGGCAACTTAGGTATTTCATATAAATTAGCAGATAGATTCATAATGGAGGTGACCTATTTTCATGGGTTTTCAGATTTTGTCGGTTTTGATTTCCCGGTATCTAAAAGTAAAAACTCAGTATTTCAATTTAATATTGCATACTTAATTTTTTAA
- a CDS encoding aminotransferase class V-fold PLP-dependent enzyme yields the protein MKGSIISHIDSIRKDFPILKREVNGKPLVYLDNAATSQTPQQVIDVIVDYYQNYNANIHRGVHALSQEATDKYEQARIKIQQHFNAKKTHEIIFTSGTTHSINIVANGFTSLIKKGDEILVSAMEHHSNIVPWQMLCERTGAILKVIPMSQEGELLMNVYDDLLCDKTKLVFCNHISNALGTINPIEDIIEKAHAVGAAVLIDGAQAAPHIVADVQKLDVDFYTVSAHKICGPTGIGMLYGKEEWLGKLPPYQGGGEMIAEVTFEKTTYADLPHKFEAGTPNICGGIAFGAALDYMNEIGFDAIAAYEHELLEYATQKLLEVDGLKIYGTAKNKTSVISFNINGIHPYDIGTILDKLGIAVRTGHHCAQPIMDFYKIPGTVRASFSFYNTMEEVDVLVEAIKRAKNMLQ from the coding sequence TTGAAAGGAAGCATAATCTCTCATATAGATTCTATCCGTAAAGATTTCCCTATTCTGAAACGGGAAGTCAACGGCAAACCCTTGGTATACCTAGACAATGCTGCAACGTCACAAACACCACAGCAGGTCATTGATGTGATTGTAGATTATTACCAAAACTATAATGCCAACATTCATCGTGGTGTGCATGCACTTTCCCAAGAGGCAACGGATAAATACGAGCAGGCTAGAATAAAGATTCAACAGCACTTTAATGCGAAAAAAACGCATGAGATAATCTTCACTTCGGGTACTACCCACAGCATTAATATTGTAGCCAACGGCTTTACATCACTTATCAAAAAAGGGGATGAAATCTTGGTCTCGGCGATGGAACATCATTCCAATATCGTACCATGGCAAATGTTGTGTGAGCGAACAGGGGCTATCCTTAAGGTAATTCCCATGAGCCAAGAAGGGGAATTGTTGATGAATGTTTATGACGATTTGCTTTGCGACAAGACCAAACTGGTTTTCTGTAACCATATTTCTAACGCATTGGGTACAATAAATCCTATTGAGGATATCATAGAAAAAGCCCATGCCGTTGGAGCGGCAGTTTTGATTGACGGGGCACAGGCGGCACCCCATATAGTAGCCGATGTCCAAAAATTGGATGTTGATTTTTATACGGTTTCGGCCCATAAAATATGTGGCCCCACGGGTATAGGAATGTTATACGGCAAAGAGGAATGGTTGGGTAAATTGCCACCATACCAAGGCGGTGGCGAAATGATTGCCGAAGTCACTTTTGAAAAGACCACATATGCAGATTTACCCCACAAGTTTGAAGCGGGAACACCCAATATTTGTGGTGGTATCGCCTTTGGGGCAGCTTTGGATTATATGAACGAAATCGGTTTTGATGCCATTGCTGCATATGAGCATGAACTTTTGGAATATGCGACCCAAAAATTGTTGGAGGTTGACGGACTTAAAATCTACGGTACGGCCAAGAACAAAACTTCGGTCATTTCATTTAATATCAACGGTATTCACCCTTACGATATCGGAACGATACTTGATAAATTAGGTATAGCCGTACGCACCGGTCACCACTGCGCACAACCCATTATGGATTTTTATAAAATCCCCGGAACGGTACGTGCCAGTTTTTCTTTTTACAATACTATGGAAGAGGTTGATGTGCTGGTAGAGGCCATAAAGCGAGCAAAGAATATGTTGCAGTAA
- a CDS encoding SufE family protein — translation MHIKEIQNEIVDEFSMFEDWMQRYEYMIELGKSLPIIDEAYKTDDNIIKGCQSKVWVHAELNDDKLQFTADSDAIITKGIIAILIRAFSNQKPQDIIDADTGFIDEIGLKEHLSPTRANGLVSMVKQLKLYAVAYQTQLK, via the coding sequence ATGCATATTAAGGAAATACAGAATGAAATTGTAGACGAGTTTTCTATGTTCGAGGATTGGATGCAACGCTATGAATATATGATAGAACTTGGCAAGTCACTTCCTATAATCGATGAAGCTTATAAAACGGATGATAACATAATAAAGGGCTGCCAAAGTAAAGTTTGGGTTCATGCAGAGCTGAACGACGATAAATTGCAGTTTACGGCAGATAGCGATGCCATTATCACCAAAGGCATCATTGCGATTTTGATCAGGGCTTTCAGCAACCAAAAACCCCAAGATATCATTGATGCCGATACAGGTTTTATAGATGAAATTGGGCTTAAGGAGCATTTGTCCCCTACACGGGCAAACGGTTTGGTAAGCATGGTCAAGCAATTAAAACTATACGCTGTAGCATACCAAACACAGCTGAAATAA
- a CDS encoding SUF system Fe-S cluster assembly protein, with translation MSKETTEIDTAELGEKIVKVLKTIYDPEIPVDIYELGLIYDVFVNEDNDVKILMTLTSPNCPVAESLPVEVEEKVKSLNAVKDAEVEITFDPPWTQDAMSEEAKLELGML, from the coding sequence ATGAGTAAAGAAACCACAGAAATAGACACGGCGGAATTAGGGGAGAAAATAGTGAAGGTCCTAAAAACAATTTACGACCCAGAAATTCCCGTAGATATATATGAATTAGGATTAATTTACGATGTTTTCGTAAATGAGGATAATGATGTGAAAATTTTAATGACCCTAACATCGCCCAATTGTCCAGTTGCGGAATCGCTTCCTGTAGAAGTTGAAGAAAAGGTCAAATCGCTCAACGCCGTAAAAGATGCTGAGGTCGAGATCACTTTTGATCCGCCTTGGACGCAAGACGCTATGAGCGAAGAGGCGAAACTGGAGCTTGGAATGCTGTAA
- a CDS encoding DUF2480 family protein, protein MPEEIVNRVAQSKLITIDLEDYYPQGPRVVLDIKDWLHEGFILREKEFRAHIEEHEWEQYKGTYVALTCSTDAIVPGWAFMLVNTKLQPYAKKVVQGTLENLETSLYQSIIGNLDISGFKDKPVIIKGCSNKPVPANAYLFLTHKLQSVVKSIMYGEACSSVPLFKRKNL, encoded by the coding sequence ATGCCAGAGGAAATAGTAAATAGGGTGGCCCAAAGCAAACTAATCACGATTGACCTTGAGGATTACTATCCTCAAGGCCCAAGAGTAGTATTGGATATCAAAGACTGGCTGCACGAAGGTTTTATCTTAAGGGAAAAAGAGTTCAGGGCACATATTGAAGAACATGAATGGGAGCAATATAAAGGCACCTATGTTGCCTTGACCTGTTCAACCGATGCCATAGTCCCCGGTTGGGCCTTTATGTTGGTTAACACAAAACTTCAGCCCTACGCCAAAAAGGTAGTTCAGGGTACTTTGGAAAATTTGGAAACCTCACTGTACCAATCCATCATAGGGAATTTGGATATTTCCGGGTTTAAGGATAAGCCTGTCATCATTAAAGGTTGCAGTAATAAGCCCGTTCCCGCAAATGCATATTTGTTCTTGACCCATAAATTACAATCTGTTGTAAAATCCATCATGTATGGTGAAGCCTGTTCGTCGGTGCCGCTCTTCAAACGAAAAAATTTGTAA
- a CDS encoding DUF3078 domain-containing protein, with translation MKKLVFVWAALLAFTTIHAQTEEELKGEIGPKKDSIAAIQGRVDALQAQIDALPGWKKGAFGTIGGSLSSFNNWYAQGAPNNSSGNIGFTINAFANLKQEKFFWRNSANVNLAWVKLDNKDIDTDSEDFEGTTDVFQLTSLYGRKLSEKFAISALAEYRTTILNNFNDPGYLDFGVGATWTPIEDLVVVIHPLNYNFVFSNEDTIFESSLGAKIVADYTRKLGAVNFKSNLSMFQSYESGDLSNWTWTNSFGYTLWKAIGVGFDFGLRNNKQEALNYSINTLGNTGDTFDTVDNELQTYWLIGLNYAF, from the coding sequence ATGAAAAAGTTAGTATTTGTTTGGGCCGCTTTGTTGGCCTTTACAACCATTCACGCACAAACAGAAGAAGAATTAAAGGGAGAGATAGGCCCAAAAAAAGACTCTATTGCTGCTATTCAGGGGAGGGTAGATGCCCTACAGGCCCAAATTGATGCCTTACCCGGTTGGAAAAAAGGGGCTTTCGGCACCATTGGTGGTAGCTTGTCCAGTTTCAATAACTGGTACGCCCAAGGTGCACCAAACAACTCATCGGGTAATATAGGCTTTACCATAAATGCTTTTGCGAATTTAAAGCAAGAGAAATTTTTCTGGAGAAACTCGGCAAACGTTAATTTGGCCTGGGTAAAATTGGACAATAAAGATATCGATACCGATAGTGAGGATTTTGAGGGCACTACCGATGTTTTTCAGCTTACATCGCTTTACGGGCGTAAGTTGAGCGAGAAGTTCGCCATATCCGCATTGGCAGAATATAGGACAACCATCTTAAACAATTTCAATGACCCAGGTTATTTGGATTTTGGGGTCGGTGCTACTTGGACACCTATTGAAGATCTGGTCGTGGTCATACATCCATTGAACTATAACTTCGTATTCAGTAATGAGGATACCATTTTTGAGTCTTCGTTGGGGGCTAAAATTGTGGCCGACTACACTCGAAAATTGGGAGCGGTAAACTTTAAGTCCAATTTATCTATGTTTCAAAGCTATGAAAGTGGAGATCTTTCTAACTGGACGTGGACCAACTCTTTTGGCTATACATTATGGAAAGCGATCGGGGTAGGTTTTGACTTTGGTTTGCGTAACAATAAACAAGAGGCCTTAAACTACTCCATCAATACTTTAGGAAACACTGGTGATACTTTTGATACGGTAGACAATGAACTTCAAACCTATTGGTTAATAGGTTTAAATTATGCTTTCTAA
- the hflX gene encoding GTPase HflX, whose product MLEKKAITYEKSVLIGVINREQDEEKVREYLDELEFLTYTAGGEVYKRFVQRMDVPNPKTLIGSGKMQEVEAYVEENEIGSVIFDDELTPAQQRNIEKQLRCKIIDRTSLILDIFAQRAQTSYARTQVELAQYEYLLPRLTGLWTHLERQKGGIGMRGPGETEIETDRRIVRDRISLLKKKLLKIDRQMETQRGNRGALVRVALVGYTNVGKSTLMNVISKSDVFAENKLFATLDTTVRKVVIGNLPFLLSDTVGFIRKLPTQLVESFKSTLDEVREADLLLHVVDISHPQFEEQIASVNQILSEIKSADKNTIMVFNKIDQYENETIDEDDLVTERSSKHFTIADWKKTWMQRVGDNALFISALNKENLDDFRKRVYDEVRDIHVTRFPYNNFLYPEHLDEY is encoded by the coding sequence ATGTTAGAGAAAAAGGCAATTACTTATGAAAAATCTGTATTGATAGGCGTTATCAATAGGGAACAGGATGAGGAAAAGGTAAGGGAATATTTGGACGAACTTGAATTTCTTACTTATACTGCGGGTGGTGAAGTATATAAACGCTTTGTGCAACGAATGGATGTTCCCAATCCCAAAACCTTGATAGGTAGTGGTAAAATGCAGGAGGTGGAAGCTTATGTAGAGGAAAACGAAATAGGTTCGGTCATTTTTGATGACGAGCTCACCCCGGCCCAACAGAGGAATATAGAAAAGCAATTGCGCTGTAAAATCATTGACCGTACCAGCCTTATATTGGATATTTTTGCCCAACGCGCCCAAACCAGTTATGCCCGCACCCAGGTAGAACTGGCACAATATGAATATTTGTTGCCAAGGTTAACTGGTCTGTGGACCCACTTGGAGCGCCAAAAAGGGGGCATTGGTATGCGTGGGCCCGGCGAAACCGAAATCGAGACCGATAGGCGAATCGTACGTGACCGCATCTCATTATTAAAGAAAAAGTTACTGAAAATAGACCGTCAAATGGAAACCCAACGCGGTAACCGTGGTGCTTTGGTGCGCGTAGCTCTAGTGGGCTATACCAACGTGGGCAAATCCACTTTGATGAACGTTATCAGCAAAAGCGATGTATTTGCGGAGAACAAGCTTTTTGCTACCTTGGACACTACAGTGCGAAAAGTGGTCATTGGCAACTTGCCTTTTTTATTGAGCGACACCGTTGGTTTCATAAGAAAATTACCGACGCAATTGGTAGAAAGCTTTAAAAGCACCTTGGATGAGGTTCGTGAAGCCGATTTATTACTTCATGTTGTAGATATCTCACATCCTCAGTTCGAGGAACAAATAGCGTCAGTTAACCAAATTCTTTCCGAAATAAAAAGCGCGGACAAAAACACTATTATGGTCTTTAATAAAATAGACCAATATGAAAATGAAACCATTGACGAAGATGATCTGGTTACCGAACGCTCCTCAAAACATTTTACCATAGCTGATTGGAAAAAAACATGGATGCAGCGTGTGGGCGATAATGCACTATTTATATCCGCTTTGAACAAAGAGAACCTAGATGATTTTAGAAAAAGGGTGTATGACGAGGTACGCGATATTCATGTAACCCGTTTCCCGTACAACAACTTTCTTTATCCCGAGCATTTGGACGAGTATTAG
- a CDS encoding endonuclease/exonuclease/phosphatase family protein, translating to MLFPLFRRKKKDDLHTIAFYNLENLFDTKDNPNTLDDDFTPEGFKRWSTKRYKRKLYKLAKTISEIGIESSRTTPVLIGVAEVENRKVVQDLVSAEPLKEIDYGIVHYDSPDERGIDTALVYLKSNFEVLASEPITLFVDNPNGERDTTRDILYVYGRLNGEETHIFVNHWPSRRDGEDATDYKRIEAAKTLIRKMTRIEKTQTEPNYIIMGDFNDGPTSPSIQELMKTGSLYNPMEKLLTPDKGSANYKGKWMLFDQILISHNFLNYEKHTHSFARSDIFSKASLTEFKGKYKGTPYRTYAGRKYIGGYSDHFPVYIQLKYNS from the coding sequence ATGCTTTTTCCACTTTTTAGACGAAAAAAGAAGGATGACCTACATACCATCGCTTTTTATAATCTTGAAAATCTTTTTGACACCAAAGATAATCCCAACACTTTAGATGATGATTTTACCCCTGAGGGATTCAAGAGATGGTCTACTAAACGTTACAAGAGAAAATTATACAAACTGGCAAAGACTATTTCTGAAATTGGTATTGAATCATCAAGAACCACCCCGGTTTTGATCGGTGTCGCCGAAGTGGAAAATAGAAAAGTAGTGCAAGACTTAGTAAGTGCCGAACCGCTTAAAGAGATTGATTACGGCATTGTGCATTATGATTCCCCCGATGAGCGGGGCATAGATACCGCATTGGTCTACCTTAAAAGTAATTTTGAAGTATTGGCCTCTGAGCCTATTACCTTATTTGTGGACAACCCAAACGGAGAAAGGGATACCACTAGGGATATATTGTACGTATACGGAAGGTTGAACGGTGAGGAAACCCATATTTTTGTGAACCATTGGCCCTCCAGAAGGGATGGTGAGGACGCAACGGACTACAAACGCATTGAAGCGGCCAAGACATTAATACGCAAGATGACACGCATTGAAAAAACCCAAACAGAACCAAACTATATTATTATGGGCGATTTTAATGATGGGCCAACATCGCCGAGCATACAGGAATTAATGAAAACGGGGAGTTTATACAACCCTATGGAAAAGTTATTGACGCCCGATAAAGGAAGTGCCAATTATAAAGGCAAGTGGATGCTTTTTGACCAAATATTGATATCACATAATTTTTTGAACTATGAAAAACACACCCATAGTTTTGCCCGTTCCGATATTTTCAGCAAAGCGTCACTGACAGAGTTTAAAGGTAAATATAAAGGCACGCCCTACAGGACATACGCAGGAAGAAAGTATATAGGCGGGTACAGTGATCACTTTCCGGTGTATATACAATTAAAATATAATTCTTGA